CCGACAGACCCATGAATAGTCTCTTCACCCAACCGGAGCTACAGCTGCCATGAATGATTTTCTGTCGGTCAAAGCGCTCGCCGTTCTCGGCTTCATACTTTTTGCCATCGGTGTCATGGGCGTCATCACGCGCCGCAACCTCATCGTGGTGCTCATGTCGATCGAAATTATGCTCAACGCAGTGAACCTGCTTTTTGTCGCCTTTTCACGGGGCTTTAACGATACGCACGGCCAGATCATGGTTCTGTTTGTTATGGCGATCGCCGCCGCCGAATCGGCAATCGGCCTTGCACTCGTGATCGCGTTCTTTCGCAATTCGCGCAGTGTTTCGACCGACGAGCTGCAAAACCTGAAGGACTCATGAACCGCGAGCTGATACCCTATTTTATCGTTGCTGTGCCCCTGCTGCCCCTCGTGGCTGCAGTCGTCAACGCGTGCCTCTTTGGCTGGGCGCAGCGCGCCGGCTCGCAGCGAATTCAATACTGGACTATTCTGGTGTCGCTCTCGGCGACTGTGCTCGCTCTCGCCGCGCACTTTGTCACGATTCAGCTGCACCCATCGCTCACCGGTGAGGGCACCGCGACGATCGTCTCTCCGCTGCGGTGGCTGACGATGACGTACCCGCTGACGCTCAGCTGGGCGATACGCTTTGACGCTCTCACTTCGATTATGGTGCCCGTGGTGCTTTTCGTTGGGCTCATGGTACAGATATTCAGCGTCGGTTACCTGCACGACCGCAAGCACGACATCGCGCGCTACTTCGCCCTGCTGAGCTTCTTTATGTTCAGCATGCTGCTGCTCGTCGTTGCGGCGAACCTCTTCGTCTTCTTTGTCGGCTGGGAGGCCGTCGGCCTTTCATCGTACAAGCTGATCTC
The sequence above is a segment of the Turneriella parva DSM 21527 genome. Coding sequences within it:
- the nuoK gene encoding NADH-quinone oxidoreductase subunit NuoK — translated: MNDFLSVKALAVLGFILFAIGVMGVITRRNLIVVLMSIEIMLNAVNLLFVAFSRGFNDTHGQIMVLFVMAIAAAESAIGLALVIAFFRNSRSVSTDELQNLKDS